A genomic stretch from Haloarchaeobius amylolyticus includes:
- a CDS encoding DMT family transporter, whose amino-acid sequence MDLSAPLPILLLALAPAVLWGFTPVIEKRALSDGGTPLQAALTVVVVDSAVYLLALPVFQPAPFADLTLGTVAIFAAAGAVGTAMGRLAIFAGNARVGASISSAVVSARPLFATALAVGFLGEPLSAPTAVGIVVIVAGLAVLSVSRGGDLSGWTTRDLLVPLAAALLFAAGNVARRWGLGIGEATPLEAVAVNEFAALVALGGYVLATGRKRVMGKPPKTYAVFAASGVITAVALLSMFTALAAPEGRIAVVDPIVATAPLFTVVFSWLWLGNLERVTRGVVAGVVLVVVGAALVTGSPNLA is encoded by the coding sequence ATGGACCTCTCGGCCCCGCTTCCCATCCTCCTCCTCGCGCTCGCGCCGGCCGTGCTGTGGGGCTTCACGCCCGTCATCGAGAAACGGGCGCTCTCCGACGGCGGCACGCCACTCCAGGCCGCCCTCACCGTGGTCGTCGTCGACTCCGCGGTCTACCTGCTCGCCCTCCCGGTCTTCCAGCCCGCCCCCTTCGCCGACCTGACGCTCGGGACCGTCGCCATCTTCGCCGCCGCCGGCGCGGTCGGCACCGCCATGGGCCGCCTCGCCATCTTCGCCGGCAACGCCCGCGTCGGCGCGAGCATCTCCAGCGCGGTCGTCAGTGCCCGCCCCCTGTTCGCCACCGCCCTCGCGGTCGGGTTCCTCGGCGAACCCCTCTCGGCCCCGACCGCGGTCGGTATCGTCGTCATCGTCGCCGGCCTCGCCGTCCTCTCGGTCTCCCGCGGCGGCGACCTGAGCGGCTGGACCACCCGCGACCTGCTGGTCCCCCTCGCCGCCGCGCTCCTGTTCGCCGCCGGCAACGTGGCCCGGCGCTGGGGCCTCGGCATCGGCGAGGCGACGCCCCTCGAAGCCGTCGCCGTCAACGAGTTCGCCGCCCTCGTCGCCCTCGGCGGCTACGTCCTCGCTACCGGTCGCAAGCGCGTCATGGGCAAGCCCCCGAAGACCTACGCCGTGTTCGCCGCCAGCGGCGTCATCACCGCGGTCGCCCTGCTCTCGATGTTCACGGCGCTCGCCGCACCAGAGGGCCGGATCGCAGTCGTGGACCCCATCGTCGCCACCGCGCCGCTGTTCACGGTGGTCTTCTCGTGGCTCTGGCTCGGCAACCTTGAGCGCGTCACCCGGGGCGTGGTCGCGGGCGTGGTGCTGGTTGTTGTTGGGGCGGCGTTAGTTACTGGTTCTCCAAATTTAGCTTGA
- a CDS encoding argonaute/piwi family protein, with product MTKFTTEYISEPRLRFGEGEAQDPRAGLMKHGPWSPGGAANHNEIKLGFIGTSQSIAASKQLFREMEAVIPRDGDEIARHKPPFPSMGEQSPFRASLNLQPKWEDKLTREDIEIIKDEPTPSGSVRELLEIMKFRIEWLSEQDPPPKVVVISLPEEIVEACSPAGVEKPKMKDGTTDFHDRIKTFGLQYDLPTQLIRPQTLDFSRQGQEKAQVAWNLAVALLYKSREGRPWKLAHLENDTCYAGISFYRDRENREKAHASLAQVFLGTGESFVLRGDPAVKDEESRNYHLTKDSAEEIVGQVLNQYERYRGTKPRRLVLHKTSRFDEEERQGFISGSENVDTRDFVTIRDNDPVRFYATGQYPPLRGTVITPRGTSKHFLYTKGYVPTLETYPGPRVPTPITVEPDPEVCETSYLDLCKEILSFTKMDWNTSDFARRKPVTIKVARAVGAILAESEQRGIRVKPQYYYYM from the coding sequence ATGACTAAATTCACAACAGAGTATATTTCTGAACCTCGCTTGCGCTTCGGTGAAGGGGAAGCCCAAGACCCGAGAGCAGGCCTTATGAAACACGGACCGTGGTCACCGGGCGGAGCAGCTAATCACAACGAGATAAAGCTAGGCTTCATCGGAACGAGTCAATCGATTGCTGCAAGCAAACAATTATTCCGAGAGATGGAGGCAGTGATTCCTCGGGATGGAGATGAAATCGCACGTCATAAGCCTCCATTCCCCTCCATGGGTGAACAGTCACCATTCAGGGCAAGCTTGAATCTTCAACCAAAGTGGGAGGACAAGCTCACCAGAGAAGACATTGAAATTATAAAAGACGAACCCACACCGAGCGGAAGCGTTCGTGAGTTACTGGAGATCATGAAATTCCGCATAGAATGGCTCTCCGAACAGGATCCACCGCCGAAAGTCGTTGTTATATCCCTCCCAGAGGAAATTGTAGAGGCTTGCTCACCCGCGGGAGTTGAAAAGCCCAAGATGAAGGACGGCACGACCGACTTCCACGACCGAATAAAAACATTCGGTCTTCAATATGACCTCCCAACACAGCTGATTCGACCGCAAACGTTGGACTTCAGCCGCCAAGGTCAAGAAAAGGCACAAGTAGCATGGAATTTAGCAGTTGCTCTTCTGTACAAGTCAAGAGAAGGACGCCCATGGAAATTAGCCCATCTTGAAAATGATACCTGCTACGCAGGGATTTCATTCTACCGAGACCGAGAAAATCGGGAGAAAGCGCATGCGTCGCTTGCTCAAGTTTTCCTGGGCACGGGAGAAAGCTTCGTCCTTCGGGGCGACCCAGCAGTAAAAGATGAGGAGTCCAGAAACTATCACCTGACAAAAGACAGCGCAGAAGAAATTGTTGGGCAAGTTCTTAATCAGTATGAACGGTACAGAGGGACTAAGCCGCGGCGTCTCGTGCTGCATAAGACCTCCAGATTTGATGAGGAAGAGAGACAGGGATTCATTTCAGGGTCTGAAAATGTAGATACCCGAGATTTTGTGACAATTAGGGATAATGATCCCGTTCGGTTCTACGCAACTGGACAGTATCCCCCCCTACGAGGTACAGTCATAACACCGCGAGGGACATCTAAGCATTTCCTCTACACGAAAGGCTACGTCCCGACTCTCGAGACTTACCCCGGTCCACGTGTACCAACCCCAATTACGGTTGAGCCCGACCCGGAAGTCTGTGAAACATCGTATCTTGATCTTTGTAAGGAGATTTTATCTTTCACCAAGATGGATTGGAACACTTCTGACTTCGCGAGGAGGAAGCCAGTGACAATCAAAGTTGCACGTGCTGTAGGTGCCATCTTGGCCGAGTCAGAGCAGCGAGGAATACGGGTAAAGCCACAGTATTATTATTACATGTAA